GTTTTGTTTATATTAGCAGGTATAGCAGAAATTGGGGGAGGATACTTAATGTGGCTATGGCTTCGTGAAGGAGCTTCCTGGCAGTATGGTTTGGCAGGTGCAATCATTATTGTCCTATATGGTATTATCCCTACTTTTCAATCATTTCCGGATTTCGGACGAGTGTACGCTGCTTATGGTGGAGTATTTGTGATTCTATCATTGTTATGGGGGTGGGGAATCGACCAGAAAACGCCAGATATGTATGATTGGATAGGGGGAATCATTTGCTTAATTGGGGTGAGCGTGATTTTATGGGCACCACGTACATAAAAAAACCAGTCAACATCGAATCACTTGCGCTCTTCGTGTTTCCTTTATCTCATGTGGGATCAGGTGAAGTTCGGGGTTGAGGGAGGTTTGATCAAAATCGCTGCATCGTGCAGCAACATCGAACTGACCTACCTCCTGTAGGCCCGCCTCACGCAACAACATCGAACCAACCCACGTCCTGTGGGCAGC
The sequence above is drawn from the Pontibacillus yanchengensis genome and encodes:
- a CDS encoding YnfA family protein; translation: MQAIVLFILAGIAEIGGGYLMWLWLREGASWQYGLAGAIIIVLYGIIPTFQSFPDFGRVYAAYGGVFVILSLLWGWGIDQKTPDMYDWIGGIICLIGVSVILWAPRT